The nucleotide window GGAGTTCCAGTTATGGCTTCAGATATTGGAGGTATTCCTGATATTATTGAAAATAATGTTAATGGATTGCTGGTTCCACCTGACGATGCAGAAAAATTGGAAGATAATTTAAATTTAATGTTGCAGAATCCAAAAATCGGTGCAAAATTCTCTAAAAACGCCCTTGAGGGAATTAAAAAATATTCATGGAAGAATATTGCTACAGAAACTCTTAAACTCTATGAATCATTAATGGAAAATCGTTAATAATCAAAGTTCCTAATAAAGAATCGTTAATAGTCAAAAGGTTCCTGATAGAATCGTTGATATACAGGAGGTTCCTTAAAGGATCTTTAATGGTATAAATCATTAAAAACTTCACTGATAATAGTAATAGTTAAAATGTAGCTTTTACCATATGATATGAGTAAAATGTTACTATAGGTTTTCAAGTAGTAGATTTAACGTTTAATATTAAAAAATTAGTGATTATAATATTTATAAAGGTATATTCCATGGATAAAATTGCAATTTCAGTTGTTGTGGATATTTTCGATGATGAAGGTACTACTGTTAGACCCAAAAGGGTTGCAGAGTTACTTAAAAATAATTTTGACACATGTTTTATCAACAGATCCAGCAGCGATTTAAAGGAAATTAACGGTACACCAGTTCACATAGTGAAACCAGCTGGGACAAAGCTGTGGAACCTTAAATTAATTAGGTTATTATCAGGTAATGATTTTGATTTTGTTTACTGTTCCAGTGATTGGTTTGGTTTTTTAACCTATTTTATCCTAAAAAGATTCTATGATTATAAAATAATTTTTGAAGCCCATACTATAATATCTGAAGAATTTAAAGAAAGAAAAGCCCATCCCTTTAAAGTATTCTTTTTTCAGGTCCTTGAAAAATTCACAATAAAACATTCCGATTATGTTGTGGCTTTATCTGAGAATATTTACGATTATTACAGTTACAATAACAATATTGAGTTAGTACATGTGTTCATTGATGAGGAACTGTTCATTCCAGATGTTAACAAAAAAATCAATGATAATAAGAAGGTTATAGGTTTAATTGGTCCCTTCGATGAGTTTAGTAACCAGTACTTCCTGGAATTTTTAAGAAAAAATATTGACCAGTTTGATGATCGAATAAACTTCAGGATAATAGGTAAGTGTAAGGATAAAATCCATCATCCACGAATTGAATATACTGGTTACATGAACAGTATTCATGATTACGTGAATGTTTTATCCTCTCTTGATGGCGTACTAGTACCTTCCAGGGTAGCAACACTTGGACCTTTAAATAAGATAATTGAAGCTATGGCCTGTTCAGTACCAGTATTTACAACACCGAAAGGGATCGTTGGTTTGTATAATATTAAACCAGGCCAGGAAATCTATGTTCTAGAAGAAGATGATTTAGTTTGCGGATTGAATAATCATGTTTTTAGTGATGAATTAGTTAACATAGCTAAAAATGCTAGATTATATGTTGAAAAATATTATAGTAAAAAAGCAAATGAGAAGAAACTTTTAAGAATATTTAATAGGTTAAATGAAGGATAGATGTATATTGATAAAATTACAATATTTCATTAAATCTTTAATGTAATGATATGTATTGATTAGGGATTATAAATTGACTAGAAGTTTATTTAAAAAATCCCAGATATGTGAGTGAATTGGTAATAATTTCATTGTTTGATATTTATCACAATGATTGGGTGGGCTAAAAATGCAGATAGATAATTTTTTCCAGATGAATGATTGGGAAATGAAAAAA belongs to uncultured Methanobacterium sp. and includes:
- a CDS encoding glycosyltransferase family 4 protein; amino-acid sequence: MDKIAISVVVDIFDDEGTTVRPKRVAELLKNNFDTCFINRSSSDLKEINGTPVHIVKPAGTKLWNLKLIRLLSGNDFDFVYCSSDWFGFLTYFILKRFYDYKIIFEAHTIISEEFKERKAHPFKVFFFQVLEKFTIKHSDYVVALSENIYDYYSYNNNIELVHVFIDEELFIPDVNKKINDNKKVIGLIGPFDEFSNQYFLEFLRKNIDQFDDRINFRIIGKCKDKIHHPRIEYTGYMNSIHDYVNVLSSLDGVLVPSRVATLGPLNKIIEAMACSVPVFTTPKGIVGLYNIKPGQEIYVLEEDDLVCGLNNHVFSDELVNIAKNARLYVEKYYSKKANEKKLLRIFNRLNEG